The Salvelinus sp. IW2-2015 linkage group LG34, ASM291031v2, whole genome shotgun sequence genome has a window encoding:
- the LOC111958348 gene encoding protein disulfide-isomerase A4: protein MRQIALLLIVVLGVAHFATVIRCETDDVAEEVDEEEGGDDEEDKDDVTEVKDENGVLVLNDDNFDMFMEGKDTVLVEFYAPWCGHCKQFASEYEKIALTLKENDPPIPVAKVDATKSSSLGSRFEVSGYPTFKIMKKGEPVEYDGARNEQDIVARVMEVAQPDWKPPPEATLVLTKDNFDEVVNSADIILVEFYAPWCGHCKQLAPEYEKAAKSLSQRSPPISLAKVDATQENDIANRFGVSGYPTLKIFRKGKAFDYNGPREKIGIVDYMSEQAGPPSKQVQTVKQVQEFIKDGDDAVIVGVFSSEQDMTYDLYLEACNILREDFKFLHTFSSDVAKLLKASPSQVVMVHPEKFRSKYEKASYTFTIKDSTEVSEVQDFFKKHILPLVGHRKQSNDAKRYTKRPLVVVYYGVDFSFDYRKATQFWRSKVLEVAKDFPEYTFAIADEEDYSDELKSLGLSDSGEEVNVGILGDGGKKFAMEPDEFDSEVLRDFIMAFKKGKLKPVIKSQPVPKNNQGPVTVVVGKTFDDIVMDTKKDVLIEFYAPWCGHCKKLDPDYTALGKKYKDEKNLVIAKMDATANDVPYDSYKTEGFPTIYFAPSNSKQSPIKFEGGDRTIDGFSKFLEQHATKLSQSRDEL, encoded by the exons ATGAGACAGATAGCGCTGCTACTGATTGTGGTACTTGGCGTTGCCCACTTTGCCACTGTCATCCGATGTGAAACTGATG ATGTAGCGGAAGAAGTCGACGAGGAGGAGGGTGGTGATGATGAAGAGGATAAAGATGACGTAACAGAGGTGAAGGATGAGAACGGAGTGTTGGTCTTGAACGACGACAACTTCGACATGTTCATGGAGGGGAAGGACACCGTGCTGGTTGAGTTCTATGCACCATG GTGTGGCCACTGTAAGCAGTTTGCTTCAGAGTATGAGAAGATTGCCCTGACTCTGAAGGAGAATGACCCCCCTATCCCTGTGGCCAAGGTGGACGCGACCAAGTCCAGTTCCTTAGGGAGCAGGTTCGAGGTGTCGGGATATCCCACCTTCAAGATCATGAAGAAGGGGGAGCCTGTGGAGTATGATGGCGCCAGGAATGAGCAGG ACATTGTGGCTCGAGTGATGGAAGTGGCCCAGCCGGACTGGAAGCCCCCTCCAGAGGCCACCCTGGTGCTGACCAAGGACAACTTTGACGAGGTGGTCAACAGCGCTGACATCATCCTGGTGGAGTTCTATGCCCCATG GTGTGGCCACTGTAAGCAGCTGGCTCCAGAGTATGAGAAGGCAGCCAAGTCCCTGAGCCAGcgctctcctcccatctccctgGCCAAGGTAGACGCCACCCAGGAGAATGACATCGCCAACCGCTTCGGGGTGTCGGGGTACCCCACCCTCAAGATCTTCAGGAAGGGGAAGGCCTTCGACTACAACGGACCCAGAGAGAAGATTG gTATCGTTGACTATATGAGCGAGCAGGCGGGGCCACCCTCCAAGCAGGTGCAGACGGTGAAACAGGTGCAGGAGTTCATCAAAGATGGCGATGACGCTGTCATAGTGGGCGTGTTCTCCTCAGAGCAGgatatgacctatgacctctaCCTAGAGGCCT gtaACATTCTTAGAGAGGACTTCAAGTTCCTCCACACCTTCAGTTCAGACGTGGCCAAGCTCCTCAAGGCCTCCCCAAGCCAGGTCGTCATGGTGCATCCTGAGAAGTTCAGGTCCAAGTACGAGAAAGCCTCATATACATTCACCATCAAA GACTCCACAGAGGTGTCGGAGGTGCAGGACTTCTTTAAGAAACACATCCTGCCACTGGTGGGTCACAGGAAACAAAGCAACGACGCTAAACGTTACACCAAGAGACCACTGGTTGTCGTTTACTACGGCGTGGACTTCAGCTTTGACTACAGGAAAG cgACCCAGTTCTGGAGGAGCAAGGTTCTGGAGGTGGCCAAGGATTTCCCAGAATACACCTTTGCCATCGCTGACGAGGAGGACTACTCAGACGAGTTGAAGAGCTTGGGGCTCAGTGACAGCGGGGAGGAAGTCAACGTGGGTATCCTGGGAGATGGCGGCAAGAAGTTTGCCATGGAGCCTGATGAGTTTGACTCTGAGGTGCTGAGGGACTTCATCATGGCCTTCAAGAAAG GCAAACTGAAGCCCGTCATCAAATCTCAGCCAGTGCCCAAGAACAACCAAGGCCCTGTGACGGTAGTGGTTGGGAAAACCTTCGACGACATCGTGATGGATACCAAGAAAGACGTTCTGATCGAGTTCTACGCCCCGTGGTGTGGCCACTGTAAGAAGCTGGACCCCGACTACACCGCCCTGGGGAAGAAATACAAGGATGAGAAGAACCTGGTCATCGCCAAAATGGACGCCACAGCTAACGATGTGCCTTACGACAGCTACAAAACGGAGGGCTTCCCCACCATCTACTTTGCGCCTAGCAACAGCAAGCAGAGCCCAATCAAATTTGAGGGCGGGGACAGAACCATAGATGGATTTAGTAAGTTCTTGGAACAGCACGCCACAAAGTTATCACAGAGCAGAGATGAACTTTGA